The Rosa rugosa chromosome 3, drRosRugo1.1, whole genome shotgun sequence sequence tgaaagaatccaacaatcttTCGATCACTGAATACTACATTATAACCCTCCTAATTTGATATACCCTTATTGTTACTAACTTATGAAAATTATGTGAAGATACAGACAACATCTTATGTCCATTATAGTTTATGAAATTATAACTTCACCGTCACTAACTTCCACCTTCTTCTACTCCTTTATTGATGTAGCTTTAGAGTAACCGTGGTTATAAAAGATGAGTCTGATGAAAGCACCGCCATCATTATGGGAAAACCAGCTTATGAAATATGTAAATTTACAATGACAGTATAAAGCTTATCAAGCAAACAAACCCGCGGAAGAAATTAGCTAGTTTTCTTTAAAGAACAAATATTGTATGAGTAAATGTCACAAGCAGTGGAACAAATATTGTATGAGTAAATGTCACAAGCAGTGCTCGAAGTTTTAATTGGTCATTTGACACTTTGATTCCAAACATTCTAAAATTATCACATTGGTACCTCAAAAATAATCACTGACATATTTTTAATACATTCCGTTAATAACACCGTAAACTCCTCATTTTTACTAAGGGCATTTTCGTCTTCCCTTTCTCTCCCTCCACAAATCCATCACTGTCTTGATCGAGATACTTAGTCACTGATTACTAACTAAAAATTAGCGAGAGAGTAATCCTTCCGGCGGCTCGCCCTCGTggcggcgtcgtcggacgggGTTGATTGGACCTAGTGTCCGGCAGTATTGGTCAATGGAATAATCTCAGTCGGAGTGGAGGCTCTGTGGCGGCTTCGTCATCCAAAACGCGAGGAGGTATCGCCGGGGAAGTCCAGAGCCGGTTCGGCGGCATTTGGGTAAGACGAGGTTCGATCTCACAAGGAGAAGGAGGCGGACTGCCGGCGGTGACGTTGCTTGGTGGTGCGAGGACGGTTTTTGAGCGGCCTAGATCGGATCGGAGTTTTTCGATCTGGTGTGTGTCGTTTGGAGCCGCCCTGTGGAGAGGGGTTGTTGGGGATGGCAGTGATGTACGCTGGCGTTTTGGGAAGGACGGAGAGAGGATGGGATGGTCTGGTTTTGCTCAAGCCGGCGGTTTGGATGCCGGTGTTTGGACGGACTGGTTCCAACTTGCGGGTCGGTGTCGAGGTGACAGCAGCAGCTTGTATTTTTGGACTGGGCTGAGCAGGGGTTGGGCCTGGGCTTGGACTCTGGGCTCAACTTccttttgttttatgttttattattttctattgTTACTATTTAAATGCGGCTATATGCCGGAAATAAGTCCCTACTATTTTTTGGTAGGGAGAAATGGGCGTTGTCCCGGAATGCACActctgtgtgccttgtctggcctagcgaggcggcgatctgtttgtttgatcaaatggacgcaacctcctagtggcaggatgaaattgagtgtcgccggatttatttccgtgcggcaacatagtgggaaagctgtgttatttgtaatgatgcttcttcgttatagagttatctttccggtatgtcaccgctatgtcaaagcaaatagagtagccattcgtgcactctttgctaattggtgcttgttagaatacatagttTTTATGGAGAATCCTGGTATTATTTctggatgttctctttatgcttattgtaatctggggttcaggctctacgtcccccccatgtattctgaaatttcattaatcaaggcttgagggcagccgcaccagccctatttcaaaaaaaaaaaaaaaaaaaaaaaattagaaaaaaaaaaacaaaaacaagcaaAAATTGTACTAGTATAGCATAACGAGAAGTAATTAGAATAACTACTAATTAACCAACTTGGAGAGGGAAAAACGAGAATGTtcttggtaaaaaaaaaatgagttaCCGGTATTATTAACGGAGAGTACTAAAAATATGTTGGGGATAatgttaaaagttaaaaccaaGGTGTCGAATCACCTTGGTTTAATTAGGAgactctttgagtctttgtgatAAAAACTCATAGATGAAAGTTGATGGTCGCTCCTAAAACTAGCGTTTGTAACCCATAATTACTAAATGAAACTGTGAGTTCACCAAATACCTTTGATTCAAAGTTCAAAGCTCAGCAACAGCAACTTAACATGCCCAACTGTTAATTTACCCTTTAAATTTTGTGCTGTCCTTAAAATTATCGGAATTTTCGAGAAAAATTTCTCGACGAGGTAACTTAGTTCCTAAGAAATAATTGTAAGTGATGTTAAAAGTACGTACCTCTCTTTCCACAATTCATGAGATTGACATCTAGTTGTCTTGATCAGTTTGGTTTTAGTTAATTTATTTAATATggaacatgattggattcattTCCAATTAGTTAATCTCTTCAGTAAGAAAAGAAGCTAGCTCCTGCACTACCAACCAGATTAATTGTTCTGTGAACTCCATCAAAGAAACATTTAATTGTATCAAGTACTACTCCCAGCATACAGAAAATTCCAGGAACCAACATAAAGAAAGCTACAGCCCCTACTGGGTTTTCAATGTTTAATTTACTTCTTTTTCTGCATCATTGGCATGGTAATGAAAGGAAAAACAGTAGGGGGAGTACCAGAACAGGTGAAGAAGGTCGACATATATGTTGGTGAGGCTTATCGTTTACCTAAGAAAAAGACTTGTTGAAGTCTTTACAGAAGACTTCCAAGTCAATATTCTCATCAGAAATAAAATATCCtccaaattaaataaaaaaactttTCCTCATGTACATATTGTATATTAGAGCAAGTTATGATATGAAAAGGAATGCCTCCAAGTAAACAACGCGTAGTTGCTTTGAATCATGACAGCATTCCCAGTCAGTGGTCACCTGATTACATGTCTAGACTCTAGACTTCTTGAGATGAAGAATGATGCCAACAAATTATAGGTAAGGATTTAGTTAAGAAAATAAGAAGTGCTATTTGTATAATAATATTATCACCATGTACTCCATTGGTTAATTATAGACTCGGTCACTAGAAAGAAAAATTTGCTTTTAATGATTAAGATTTTGAAGTCCTGCTATGGGACCCTTCACGTCAACCCAACTCAATGTagattttccttttcttttctgatgAGCAAATAAAATTGATTTAATTACCATAAGCATTATAGAATAAGAGCAAGAAGATCACTTTGAATCAAACTGAAGGTTCCATTTTCCACttcaattaataaaattatctTCAAGTAATAACAGGATATATAATTCTGAGAAATTAAATTCATAATGCATGCATTAAAAGTTGActgttgcaaaaaaaaaaaaagttcattgAAATTGCATTTAAACTTCTTTACAACCTGCAATCAAAAATATATGACTCTTCTTCTtaatttgagattttttttttatcaggtagttagctgttagtaactcacacacccatgtagtggtatcccagcgccaggacacctgcaccgacattgcggcgaaagccagactaatccactgcactaCAGACGCACGAATCCAAAGAATCCAAAGGATTACTTTTTCTTAATTTGAGATTGAGAGTTTCATTTATGGAGACCTAGTCTGCAATTTAGTTCTAAGAAAAACTGTTTTTTTAATTAGAATCGTACATTTTTCGAGCCATTTTTTTCTCAACTAGATGATAACTAATTTGAAAAGTAATGATCCACGTATGAATATTGCAATGTATGTAACTATGTATGTGACTATATGTCTGTGCATACATTGAATGATATATGTATGAATGCACGGGTTCTAACTACCAAAGTCTCTTTTTCCAAATTTTGCTTCCAAACCACTAATTAAGTTAGTTCAACTCAAAAAATTGATTATTCGATGATCTTCCCTCtttatttgtgttttttttttttttttgggatacaTCTTTTTGCATATGAAAGGAAAAAGGAAGGAAGCCTAACAAGTTAAGGCGTGAAAATTACTAGAAGGTTTGTAGTGATTTTTAGTGTTGGGTTCCATGTAACAAGAGGAGACTCAAAAGTAATTAGATCGACTTGCTCAAACTGATACTACAAATAGCATGACCATTGAATAGACTGGCTTAGCTGACTATAGACCCTCCGAAATTTTGAAGCTCTAGCTGTTTCATCCAAACTATAAGGATTATGTGGTAGCAATTTACTTGGAAATTAAACCAGAATATTGTCTCCGCAAAATTTCCAGGTAAAAGTCCAAACCGCTAAGAATTTACAAGTCAAGCAAAGCAAATTGCCAAAACTGTCCCTGTCCATGTCACTAGGACTTTCTATATCGAAACCGCGTGGGTCCCGGTCCGCATATAACTCCAATTTTGTATTGACTATTGATTGGAGACTCGGTCTGGTGGTCCCACCCAAGCCCCCTTCTCCATCAAACTCCTCACCAACATACAAAATCCTGGGCTTCTATAAATATTCTGTGATATTATGTAATGCTTCAGtacaccaaaatcaaaccaaacacaTTGTGCATGCcttccttcatttctttcacAATCATAAACTAGCTAGCTCAGCTCGCTTCACTACTGACCACTAAGCAAGCCTTCAATGGCATCTGAAATGACACCACCTGCAGAACTCGAACTTCCGGGATTCCGATTCCATCCCACAGAGGAAGAGCTTCTCGAGTTCTACCTCAAGAGCGTGGTGTTCGGAAAGCGATTGCGCTTCGATATAATCGAGTTTCTGAACATCTACCGTCATGATCCTTGGGACTTGCCTGGTACTTTTACACACATTTTCCCTCATACTAATTATTCTCTAAACTTAAttacttgtttattttggtGAATGGTAATGGTGCAGTGATTAATGGGTGTTGTTTGGTTGGTGTTATAGGATTGTCAAAGATTGGAGAAAGGGAGTGGTACTTTTTCGTGCCCAGGGACAGGAAGCATGGGAGTGGAGGAAGGCCTAACAGAACCACTGAAACTGGGTTTTGGAAAGCGACTGGTTCCGACCGCAAAATTGTGAGCTTATCTGATCCGAAGAGGATTATCGGGTTGAGGAAGACTCTTGTTTTCTACAAAGGGAGAGCACCAAGAGGAACCAAGACTGATTGGGTCATGAATGAGTATCGTTTGCCTGATAACTGCAAATTGCTCAAGGTAAATATTGATgcatcccaattttttttttttttttttcaaatttagaACCTCAtccaaagaatttttttttttctttgaataaaATCGAAACAAATTTTTAATACGAAGAAACTTGAAAGCGTAAGTTTTATATTAGTGTTTAATTTTCAAGGAGCTAAAAGACATTAATTTCTACCTGTACATGAAATTTCTTGTGAAGTTTCCATGCAAACTCCTAGAATCCATACATGGATTGTGTTTGCTTCATTAACAGATTGGTGGGCCCCCGAATATATTATGATGAATCTTAATCTCAGTGTAGAAGTCAATTTTCAATTAATTAATTTGGTAGTTTGCTAATGGAATTTTATCTTATTCTTAATGCAGGACATAGTACTGTGCAAGATATATAGGAAGGCAACTTCCTTGAAAGTGCTAGAGCAAAGGGCAGCAATGGAGGAAGAGACGAAGATGGGCTTTCATGCCAATTCCCCTAACATTTCCTCGTCCCCTCCAACGTCAATGGACACCACCATGTCATTTTCCAGCTTCCAAGAACAGGAAGCACACCAGCATCATCATGATCTAACTGCGCAAATTCCCATAATTCCCACCAACCTTAAGAAAGAATTAGCAGATGATGCAGCACTAACTCCAGTAGAAGAGCAGCGAAAGGAAGAGGATGAGCAAGCAATGGAGATGAAGGAGTCTCCCACATGTCTTCAGACTCCTTTTGGAAAAGACAAGCTGCCAGAGCTCCTGGTTCCCAAAATGAGCATGGACTGGACCCAAGACCAATTTTGGGCACCCATGAATAGTCCTTGGCTTCTGCCGACCCCTTATGCCAACATTCTCAACATGGAATTACTTTGATTAAATTGGTGGGTACGTAGGAAATAATAAAAGTTTGGTCATGTAGATAAATTTTGGTCGCAACTTGAGGACAGTAAGTGCGTCTCTAACCCGATCCCAGAATCCAACCTCGACTATGCGTTGTAGAATCTAAGATATTTAAGTGAGGAGTAAAATTTTTAATGGCAATTTGAAGCTAGTACGTATGCACACGTAGATAAGGACTTGGCGTTGTTTCAGTAATAACTTTGCATAGGTTCAAGTGTTTGCATGCTGTTCTAGATGAAGAGCAGCTTTGAATTTAGTTTCCTAGCTCAATGGCTAGCTTATCtatacatttttttcttttctcttgagAGAGAGTAATGCTATCTATCTACATTATTACATTATGTAATATGTGATGGTAAGATGTCTCATGGATAAATACGCCCGAAATCATGGGTATTGCCGTATTGGGTAATGAGAATTGTTTTTTTGTTCAAGTTAATTTGGGCTTCTCATATTATTATGCGGGGACAAACTTCCTCGTCTTTGATCGATGCTTACCCTTTGGGTTTGTTCTACGAATTGATCAAACATTTCTGGACCAACAAAGATCATTAAATGTCAGTTTAACTTTTTAAGTGTGTTTTGACTAGGTCCTGATTAGTTGTtcccactactagaattttgttaaTAGACATCAGTCCAGAACTGATGTTAAACTAAAATTCAACCGAtctcttagtgggtgatgtaaaagatcaAGAAAATCAGACATCGGTCAGAAACTGATGTCCAGGATAACAACCAACATCGCTTCTAAaacacaaatcgatgtataatcgttacaATTATCATAATTTTGtatgttaactatatttaattcctcatattttgacattttatggttaataaagtatatgtcgaacaatacctaagtggacatttaaatcgattactatttcagaaatgatgtctGATACTCTTCTAGACATCAGTTTTCAAAAACTATTGTTTGGTCTTGACCATTTTTACTTGTATCTTGCCACCTTATTTTCCTAGGAATGATGGTTTGTGCCTTCAGGCAACATCGGTTACTTTATTAAGAATGATGTGTTCTTTACACAGGACATCGTTTTTATTTATGTAAAACTATGTTCACCGGTTTTATGTACATCGCTTCTTTTCACATAAACTGATGTGTTATTTCGTCGTAGACATCACTTCAGTTTTTTAAAACCGATGTTCTCTATTTTATGGTAAATCAATTTACTTTATAGAAAGTGATTTGTATGTTAACAATAGATTACGTTTTGGTGTTTAGAAATTGATGTGCACTGGCTTTGGGTACATCGATTTTTGCGCACACATTTCGATATGTTGATAATCatgagacatcgatttttattttgatgCTGATTTCTAATCCCTCAattgacttcgttttccttgaaATTACTGTTTTGTTATACTTTTATATACATCACAtcattttgacaagcatgatGTGCAAAGTTTTCATATATCTAGCTGCTGctggaaaaagaaatacattttcTCAACATATTAACTCAAGCACATCATCTAAAAATTGGGGCATTCCATATATTTCTGTCCAAATTCATGATccaacataattcacaaaataaaaccccaaacCTACAAATGCTAGCGTAAAAACATATAAACAAGTTAAAAGATTAGTTACATTTTCAGTCAAGATAAAGAGTTGCATGGGTACGCCAAGACTCCTTACAAGGACACGTTTTTATTGAAGTGTCCTAAATACCTTAAGAggacgagaaaaagaaaaaaaaaaacagggcaACATTAGCCTTTTTTGTTTTGGCCAAACTCAAATTTTGGCCAGAAGTCAAAGCTCCTCAAACTCCCTCCCTCCCGCTCCCTCTTTCCCACACAAATTTGGGCAAAAGTTAAAAACTTCTCAATTCTCACACTGACcccgtcccccccccccccccccctctctgtCTCTCGTCTGCCATCTCTTCCTCGTCGAAACCAAATCTGGCCCCCAAGATCAATCCAAACTCTCTTCAAATCGTTTTGGTTCGAGGAAAACCTAGAAACtgaaaacctctctctctctcagacacTCAATCTCCCCGACAGTCGATGGCAGCGGCACGATGGGCGGCGTCACTCAATCTCCTTGACAGTTGACGTTGAGTTCTCCTTGTaagtcattctctctctctctctctctcattcaaaAATTCGATTTGTTCCTTTCTCAGATTCGATCTGGATATATGGTTGAGAATTGAGATGGTGTTATGGGGCGATGGTTTTGTGGGGGGAGATTTTGGGGAGTTTTCtcactttctgggtttttcttttctgatttaCTCTAGAGTCTGGAGGGAGTTAGTATTGGTCGGAACTAATTATTATTCGTTGTTGCAATTTTAATCTGAGCCTGTCGAAGTTTAAAGACATAAACAGACAAAGCAGTTGAGATTAGAATATGGGTTCTAGCTTCTTGCAAACTGAAACTCAGTTCTAGGCCGAGCTGTGGGAGGGTTATTGTGTTCTTACTGGAAAACCAGGGCTATGTATCCTCCAGGTGGAGTTTATGCTCATCCGGGtatggtcatgatatgatgttCTTCCTCCGATGGAGTTTCTGAAAGGTCAGTGGTCCTTGCATTGTATTCCTGGTGAATGAGCAAAAAGTTAATTTCCACAGTACTATGATGATTAATTTATGCAGTGGTTAATTTGAGGTGGACTATGAGAGATAGAACAAATTAGAATCAAGAAGATTATAAAACAGCTACTGAAATTCAATAGGTATAATATTGCTTACAGTTTCTTTGGTTCTTATGTTATAATGGCATTTTGTGATCTGCAGGCTCCCCTCATGGTTTTAGATAGCCCGATTAATAAAGCTGGGAAGTTGCGATGTGTGTATATGAAGACCGAGGATGGTAAACTTATTGAGATTAAACCATATGTTCGTATCCCAAGGTGTCATGTGTAAGTCCATCTTATTTCCTTGTCTTACATTGTGCTTTATAAATTGTTTCTGTTCTGATAAAATGTGAGGAGGAATATCATCATCTTTTATCTTATTTCTGATGCTATGCAAATATGTTCTTAGCTCACAATGGTAAAACAAGAAAAGCATGTTGAATGTAAATGCCTGTAATGAGCAGCCAACATTGACCACCATCCATGTGGTGATGCCTTAGTTTAACTGACTTCTAACATGTGCTTTgcttttttttgaaaacctgtTTTAGTGGTTTGTTTAATCCTGCCATTCACCTTGCAGTGCAGCTGCTACGGAAACTGAGTATAGCTGAGCAAAAAATCTAGGGATTGAAATTAAAAGCAGAAGATGTAAGAActcatttcttctttcttctaagGCCTAcgtttctatttctgttttagTTTCTTATTGTATTCTATAAATGTACTTTGCTTTTCAGTTTCTCTATTAAGACTTTCATCTATGTTTTGAAACCATAATTTGTGAAATGCAGAAAACATAGCTTTACTTGTGAAGGATTCTTTTGTATGGTTGCAGctttataagcaaaatatgctTTTGACTTTGGTGTCTGTTTTTTTTATGATAGACTTTGGTTTATGTTACCGGTTCATATGTTTTTCAATGCTGCATGTACCATCATGTTGTCACATGGAATATTGGAGAAGAGCTCTTATTAGGGATAGCAGCTTGTCCAGCCATTATAAATTTGATAGTATCTTGGAATTGATAAGAGAAACTTCTGCTCAGTATTACAGATCTCTGTCTTTACTGGGCAAGTTTTTCCACCAAAATTATAGAACCTTAATTCTTAAGCTTTCAGGGGTTCCATTAACCAATTAATAAACTCAAATCTGAAATATTATAAATTTAGGTTATAGCTATGGTGCTTTTCATGTAGTGGGAAACAAGTATGGCAGGTCTgagacacatatatatatatctcccaAAGCTAAAAAAAATTAGTCCCAAGCACCTCGCTTCTTCCCAAAATTAATTACTTATGGGTTTggtatttggttttttttgtgTGGATTGAATGAAGATGGTGATGGTCCTGATGGATATGTACATACAGGTAAATTTTCCTATGTTAAATTCTAATTACCTTTATGGGCTTGTGTTTAGGAGTACATATTAAAGGAGTTGACTATTGTTAGACAGAGTTTTCTTGTTGGAGAGCTATTATTGTTGGCTGTGCTGCTATTGCTGGAGTTGTAAGGAGCTAGCTTGACTGGTGAGTGTTGCTTGACTGCTACTCTTTGCCTTTGTTTTGTTGAATGCATTTGTTGAAGCTGGAATGCATTTGCTGatattatgagttgtttattcAGTGGAAGAGGAGAGGCAACAATCAATATACCCAAGCAGACATAGATATGATGCGAAATGAATGGGCAAAGTATGTCGTGAAGGCGTATGTGTAGGAGCTAAAGGAAAGCATAAGAGGAAGTAGGTTGTTGCTGAAGGAAAACATcatttttgtgcttctctgctggtaCAATATTCATGCACTGTGTGGCATGTTTTGTAACAAATAGTTTGTATTTGTATAagcttttgatgtcccaagtagataGGCATGCAGttgaatgcttttcttctttcaatgtTGGCTTGGATGATTGGGAAATCCTCCCTTTCAACatttgaatgcttttcttcaaATAATATGAGTTGGATTACTCATTTCATAGATTCCAGtgtcttttctttataattagtcactgttcattaggtaaaatagagcattattatcaatgcacaaaatccagaaaagacgattatcacacaacaaaatttctaatgttaataatgttgtctgaagtaaCAATTTAGATGTTCACACAATGAATCCTTATATAACCATGCAACGGTTCTAACAAACATACGTTGTCTTATTTACAATCACACAATTGTAATAACTAGAATACGTTATCTAAAAACTAACACACAACAATAAAATTTCTAAAAGTGAAGTGTGAGGATAACTCATAcaatagagaaaataaaatgatgttgtctgattcgcctttcatacaacggctcggaaacaactttcgttgtgtgaatgatgcCAATGACTTGTGCAGCATGACTGCGCGGCAACTGTGGCTGCCATCTGCCGAGAGAAGCCACAACAGTTTTAACCAAataagtgttgactgtttgtgattcacacaatgggtttccaccgttgtgccatttttcatcacacaacgctccgatacacaacggagatcgtccaaatcacacaacgaatttggtccgttgtctgttagcttttttggcctagtgagCGGAATCACTTAGTAACTAAACCAACTGCTATACAAGGCAGAATTACAATTTGATCAACTATTATAGGCCTGGAAAATTGAAATGGTCCAATGATATCAGAGTATTAGGAAATCAGAACAAGCAAAAGCATGAACTGAGCACAACAAAATGGACAAACTAAAAATTGGAAACTAAATGCCAATTTCAGCCTAGTGTTATTTCACTCTTACAAAAGTTTAGAGTAGTGCCAACTGATATGTTTTTGTCATGTCCCAACCTCCCAACAGGTGAGTTATCTTTAGTTTCGACAGAGAGCGAGTTCTAAGGTTTCGTTGAGAATGGTGGCGGCGGTCCTTCTTGCATTTCTTTTGATAGCCTAAGTGGTCTTCTACCATTAAATTGGACTGTAAGGGCGGCGAAGTTCCATATAAAGATGGTTCATCACGTTTGTGTGTCTAACTAGATTGTACTACCTTTAGGCCAGCATCAAGTCCATGGACTAAAAAATCAtcgaaatttttgtttttttttacaagCATCAATATTAATTTTCACATATTtgtaatattttctttttagtaTATTTTTAGTTAATTATTATACATTTACTTCAAATTTCGGTTACAACGATATCCTATATTTTCTCGATATTTCCATGAATTCCAATAGTTTGATTTATGATCAAGTCtacacttttatttttattttttagaattgTATCAACTATTTTATAGATAATTGAAATGACACATAATGACCCACCTAGTAGGGTTGTCAGAAAGAGTCGTTCCCTAAACAATTCAACCTTTTTAGCAAAGGGAAAAAATCACAAACAGTGTACAAACTTTGAATGATTCTACACTTTGGTGTATGAACTTACAAAAATATCAAATTGGTGTATCAACTTTGCATTCCGTCTATCACTTTGGTGTATG is a genomic window containing:
- the LOC133740861 gene encoding NAC domain-containing protein 6 gives rise to the protein MASEMTPPAELELPGFRFHPTEEELLEFYLKSVVFGKRLRFDIIEFLNIYRHDPWDLPGLSKIGEREWYFFVPRDRKHGSGGRPNRTTETGFWKATGSDRKIVSLSDPKRIIGLRKTLVFYKGRAPRGTKTDWVMNEYRLPDNCKLLKDIVLCKIYRKATSLKVLEQRAAMEEETKMGFHANSPNISSSPPTSMDTTMSFSSFQEQEAHQHHHDLTAQIPIIPTNLKKELADDAALTPVEEQRKEEDEQAMEMKESPTCLQTPFGKDKLPELLVPKMSMDWTQDQFWAPMNSPWLLPTPYANILNMELL